One stretch of Pseudomonas fragi DNA includes these proteins:
- a CDS encoding CynX/NimT family MFS transporter, translated as MNLEPEHAMSHPSSIANASVEPVRHLDELEELLIDAEADDEQVQHTPPVVLRPWLLLLGLVLVALNLRPALSSMAPLLGEVSDKLGLSAAQAGLLTTLPVLCLGLFAPLAPILARRFGTERVVLGILLTLGGGIVLRSCLGEVGLFAGSILAGASIGVIGVLLPGIIKRDFAGHAGTMTGVYTMALCLGAALAAGATVPLSESLGQSWAMGLGFWALPALLAMMFWLPQVGKRQGTHNVAYRVRGLLRDPLAWQVTLYMGLQSSLSYIVFGWLPSILIGRGLTPTQAGLVMSGSVIVQLITALTAPWMATRGKDQRLAIVLVMGMTLAGLFGCLYAPIDGLWGWAIVLGLGQGGTFSLALTLIVLRSRDAHVAANLSGMAQGIGYTVASMGPLAVGVVHEVTGGWSALGWIFAVIGLGAIIAGLGAGRSLYVNVQSEKV; from the coding sequence ATGAACCTTGAGCCGGAGCACGCCATGAGCCACCCCTCGTCAATTGCCAATGCCAGCGTCGAGCCCGTTCGTCATCTTGATGAGCTGGAAGAGTTGCTGATCGACGCCGAAGCCGACGACGAGCAAGTGCAGCACACACCACCCGTGGTGTTGCGCCCGTGGCTGCTGCTGTTGGGGCTGGTGCTGGTGGCGCTGAACTTGCGCCCGGCATTGTCGAGCATGGCGCCGTTGCTGGGTGAGGTCTCGGACAAGCTGGGCCTGTCGGCGGCGCAGGCGGGGCTGCTGACCACTTTGCCGGTACTGTGCCTGGGCCTGTTCGCACCGCTGGCGCCAATTCTGGCGCGGCGTTTCGGTACAGAGCGGGTGGTGCTGGGGATTTTGCTGACGCTGGGCGGAGGCATTGTTCTGCGCAGTTGTCTGGGGGAGGTGGGGCTGTTCGCCGGGAGCATTCTGGCGGGGGCCAGTATTGGCGTTATCGGTGTGTTGTTGCCGGGTATCATCAAGCGTGACTTCGCCGGGCATGCGGGAACCATGACCGGGGTCTACACAATGGCCTTGTGCCTGGGAGCGGCGCTGGCAGCGGGGGCCACGGTGCCACTTAGCGAGTCGCTTGGGCAGAGCTGGGCAATGGGGTTGGGGTTCTGGGCCTTGCCCGCATTGCTGGCGATGATGTTCTGGCTGCCGCAAGTGGGCAAGCGCCAGGGCACACACAATGTGGCTTATCGCGTGCGCGGCTTGTTGCGCGATCCGCTGGCCTGGCAAGTGACGCTGTATATGGGTCTGCAATCCTCGTTGTCCTACATTGTGTTTGGCTGGTTGCCTTCAATTCTTATTGGTCGTGGCCTGACACCGACCCAGGCAGGGCTGGTGATGTCGGGTTCGGTGATCGTGCAATTGATCACGGCGTTGACGGCGCCCTGGATGGCTACGCGGGGCAAGGATCAACGGCTGGCCATTGTGCTGGTCATGGGCATGACCCTGGCCGGGCTGTTTGGCTGCCTTTATGCACCCATCGACGGCTTGTGGGGCTGGGCGATCGTGCTGGGCCTGGGGCAGGGCGGCACGTTCAGCCTGGCCTTGACCTTGATCGTGCTGCGTTCGCGTGATGCCCACGTTGCGGCCAACCTGTCAGGCATGGCCCAGGGCATTGGTTATACCGTGGCGTCGATGGGCCCGCTGGCCGTAGGGGTGGTGCATGAAGTGACCGGTGGCTGGAGTGCATTGGGCTGGATTTTTGCCGTTATCGGCCTGGGCGCGATCATCGCCGGGCTGGGTGCCGGGCGCTCGTTGTATGTGAATGTGCAAAGCGAGAAAGTCTGA
- a CDS encoding amino acid ABC transporter substrate-binding protein, whose product MKQLKSTLALATAAIVLLSASGFAHAGATLDSVKKKGFVQCGVSDGLPGFSVPDKDGKIMGIDADVCRAVAAAVFGDATKVKFSQLNAKERFTALQSGEVDVLSRNTTWTSSRDAGMGMVFAGVTYYDGVGFLVNNKLGVKSAKELDGATICIQAGTTTELNVSDYFRANNLKYTPITFDTSDESAKSLESGRCDVLTSDKSQLYAQRSKLANPNDYVVLPETISKEPLGPVVRKGDEDWFSIVKWTLFAMLNAEEAGITSKNVLAEAKSTKNPDVARLLGADGEYGKDLKLPKDWVVQIVSQVGNYGEVFEKNLGKSTPLAIDRGLNALWNNGGIQYAPPVR is encoded by the coding sequence ATGAAGCAGTTGAAATCCACCCTGGCCCTGGCCACCGCAGCCATTGTGTTACTCAGTGCCAGTGGTTTTGCCCACGCCGGCGCAACCCTGGACAGCGTTAAAAAGAAAGGCTTTGTGCAATGTGGCGTGAGCGACGGCTTGCCGGGTTTTTCGGTACCTGACAAGGACGGCAAGATCATGGGCATCGATGCCGATGTGTGCCGTGCAGTGGCCGCGGCCGTATTTGGCGATGCCACCAAGGTCAAGTTCAGCCAGTTGAACGCCAAGGAGCGTTTCACCGCGCTGCAATCGGGCGAAGTGGACGTGCTGTCGCGCAACACCACCTGGACCAGTTCCCGTGATGCGGGCATGGGCATGGTGTTTGCCGGTGTCACCTATTACGACGGTGTTGGCTTTCTGGTCAACAACAAGCTGGGCGTAAAAAGCGCCAAGGAACTGGACGGTGCAACCATCTGCATCCAGGCCGGTACGACTACCGAGTTGAACGTGTCGGATTACTTCCGCGCCAATAACCTCAAGTACACCCCGATCACCTTCGACACCTCCGATGAAAGCGCCAAGTCGCTGGAAAGCGGCCGTTGCGACGTGTTGACCTCCGACAAGTCGCAGCTCTACGCCCAGCGCAGCAAACTGGCGAACCCGAACGACTATGTCGTGTTGCCTGAAACCATTTCCAAGGAGCCCCTGGGCCCTGTGGTGCGCAAGGGCGACGAAGACTGGTTCAGCATCGTGAAGTGGACCCTGTTCGCCATGCTCAATGCTGAAGAAGCCGGCATCACTTCGAAAAACGTCCTGGCTGAAGCCAAGTCGACCAAAAACCCGGACGTGGCCCGCTTGCTGGGTGCTGACGGCGAATACGGCAAAGACCTGAAACTGCCAAAAGACTGGGTGGTGCAGATCGTCAGCCAGGTGGGCAACTACGGCGAAGTCTTTGAGAAAAACCTCGGCAAAAGCACTCCTCTGGCCATCGACCGCGGGCTGAACGCTTTGTGGAATAACGGCGGCATTCAATACGCACCTCCAGTGCGCTGA
- a CDS encoding FadR/GntR family transcriptional regulator, whose product MTDASPIIKRSLVDQALEQLRARINNGTWEVGQRLPTEPELATQLNISRNTVREAMRVLAFAGLIEIRQGDGSYLRGRVDPMDTLRALSSCSLEQGREMRHIIEVEAVGLAALRRTDEDLRLLHQALDASGQHYHGELDAYICCDLVFHQRLIDAAHNPALSELYRYTASVVTNHLRKTMDVHPRRQKVFDLHVELLQAVEQQNPQRAMALCRTLINEP is encoded by the coding sequence ATGACAGACGCTTCTCCCATCATCAAACGCTCGTTGGTCGACCAGGCCCTTGAGCAGTTGCGCGCGCGAATAAACAACGGTACCTGGGAGGTCGGGCAGCGTTTGCCGACCGAGCCCGAGCTGGCCACGCAACTGAACATCAGCCGCAACACTGTGCGTGAGGCCATGCGCGTACTGGCATTCGCCGGGCTGATCGAGATTCGCCAGGGCGATGGCAGTTACCTGCGTGGCCGCGTCGACCCGATGGACACCCTGCGTGCGTTGTCATCCTGTTCTCTGGAGCAGGGGCGGGAGATGCGTCACATCATCGAGGTCGAAGCCGTTGGCCTGGCGGCCTTGCGCCGCACCGACGAAGACCTGCGCCTGTTGCATCAGGCGCTCGATGCCAGTGGCCAGCACTATCACGGTGAGCTCGATGCCTATATTTGCTGCGACCTGGTGTTTCACCAGCGGCTGATCGATGCCGCCCACAATCCGGCCTTGAGCGAGCTGTATCGCTACACCGCAAGCGTTGTGACTAATCATTTGCGCAAGACGATGGATGTTCACCCGCGTCGCCAAAAGGTGTTCGACCTGCACGTCGAGCTGCTGCAAGCCGTAGAACAACAAAACCCGCAACGGGCCATGGCGCTGTGCCGGACGTTGATCAATGAACCTTGA
- a CDS encoding amino acid ABC transporter permease, protein MHIKVGAPKPRLSLGDPRVRAWLFQIVTVALVVFLGWYLFNNTQTNLQHRGITSGFDFLERSAGFGIAQHLIDYTESDSYARVFLIGLLNTLLVSVIGIVLATILGFIIGVARLSSNWMISKLATVYVEVFRNIPPLLQILFWYFAVFLTMPGPRNSHNFADTFYMSSRGLNMPAAVGTEAFWPFVASVVLAIVAVVLMVRRANKRFEDTGEPFHKFWVGLFLLLAIPGLCVLLFGTPVHWEMPQLKGFNFVGGWVLIPELLALTIALTVYTAAFIAEIVRSGIKSVSHGQTEAARSLGLRPGPTLRKVIIPQALRVIIPPLTSQYLNLVKNSSLAAGIGYPEMVSLFAGTVLNQTGQAIEVIAITMSVYLAISISISLLMNWYNTRIALIER, encoded by the coding sequence ATGCATATTAAAGTCGGCGCACCCAAGCCCAGGCTCAGCCTTGGCGATCCCCGCGTGCGTGCGTGGTTGTTTCAGATCGTCACCGTCGCGCTGGTGGTCTTCCTGGGCTGGTACCTGTTCAACAATACCCAGACCAACTTGCAGCATCGCGGCATTACTTCGGGTTTTGACTTTCTTGAGCGCAGTGCCGGGTTTGGCATTGCGCAACATCTGATTGATTACACCGAGTCCGACAGTTACGCCCGGGTCTTTTTGATCGGTTTGCTCAACACCTTGCTGGTGTCTGTGATCGGTATTGTCCTGGCCACGATCCTGGGTTTTATCATCGGTGTGGCGCGTTTGTCGTCGAACTGGATGATCAGCAAGCTGGCCACGGTGTATGTCGAGGTCTTTCGCAATATCCCGCCCTTGCTGCAAATCCTGTTCTGGTACTTCGCGGTCTTCCTGACCATGCCGGGGCCACGCAACAGCCACAACTTCGCGGACACCTTCTATATGAGCAGCCGGGGCCTGAACATGCCGGCCGCTGTGGGCACAGAGGCCTTCTGGCCGTTTGTGGCCAGTGTGGTACTGGCGATCGTGGCCGTGGTGCTGATGGTCCGCCGGGCCAACAAGCGTTTCGAAGATACCGGCGAGCCGTTCCACAAGTTCTGGGTCGGGCTGTTCCTGCTGCTGGCGATCCCGGGCCTGTGCGTATTGCTGTTCGGCACCCCGGTGCATTGGGAAATGCCACAGCTCAAGGGTTTCAACTTTGTCGGTGGCTGGGTGCTGATCCCGGAACTGCTGGCGTTGACCATTGCGTTGACGGTCTACACCGCAGCCTTTATTGCTGAAATCGTGCGATCGGGGATCAAGTCGGTCAGCCACGGCCAGACCGAAGCCGCCCGTTCGCTGGGCCTGCGCCCGGGGCCGACGTTGCGCAAGGTGATCATCCCGCAGGCGTTGCGGGTAATCATTCCGCCGTTGACCAGCCAATACCTGAACCTGGTTAAAAACTCGTCCCTGGCGGCGGGTATCGGGTACCCAGAAATGGTTTCACTGTTTGCCGGTACGGTACTCAACCAGACCGGGCAAGCGATTGAAGTCATTGCCATCACCATGAGCGTTTACCTGGCCATCAGCATCAGCATTTCGCTGCTGATGAATTGGTACAACACGCGTATTGCGCTGATCGAGCGATGA
- a CDS encoding type II toxin-antitoxin system MqsR family toxin, translating to MEKKTPHYNLQCIQADVQRLGAVAFTKSALDGGRTMGLTLAQMQRVIASLERRALYKSMSTHADHKVWQDVYHAHACGLAIYIKVTYRPSGGPPVIAFKEKDL from the coding sequence ATGGAAAAGAAAACACCTCACTACAACCTCCAGTGCATTCAAGCCGATGTACAGCGGCTGGGCGCGGTAGCGTTCACCAAAAGCGCACTGGATGGCGGACGGACAATGGGCCTGACCCTCGCACAAATGCAGCGGGTCATTGCCTCCCTTGAGCGCAGGGCGTTGTATAAATCGATGTCGACCCACGCCGACCACAAGGTCTGGCAGGACGTCTACCACGCACACGCATGCGGTCTGGCCATTTATATCAAGGTGACCTATCGCCCCAGTGGAGGGCCACCAGTCATCGCCTTCAAGGAGAAAGACTTATGA
- the rhlB gene encoding ATP-dependent RNA helicase RhlB: MTVLKALKKIFGKSEAEPLAPASITPSSNARARTDAQKPGRPAHVPAPAPAPVNTPDAQPAAEQPPVEKPKIAKPRRAAAPKPPVIPWKLEDFAVEPQEGKVRFHDFKLAPELMHAIQDLGFPYCTPIQAGVLGYTLGGRDAIGRAQTGTGKTAAFLISIISQLTQTPPPKERYMGEPRALIIAPTRELVVQIAKDAADLTKYTDLNVMTFVGGMDFDKQLKQLEARHCDILVATPGRLLDFNQRGEVHLDMVEVMVLDEADRMLDMGFIPQVRQIIRQTPPKAERQTLLFSATFTEDVMNLAKQWTTDPAIVEIESVNVASDMVEQHVYAVAGADKYKLLFNLVNDNGWERVIVFANRKDEVRRIEERLVRDGINAAQLSGDVPQHKRIKTLEGFREGKIRVLVATDVAGRGIHIDGISHVINFTLPEVPDDYVHRIGRTGRAGASGVSISFAGEDDSYQLPSIEALLGRKISCETPPTELLRPVVRVVRKPQEPTATA, from the coding sequence ATGACCGTGCTCAAAGCACTCAAAAAAATATTCGGTAAAAGCGAGGCTGAGCCGCTCGCGCCAGCATCCATTACACCTTCGAGCAACGCCAGGGCGCGAACCGACGCGCAAAAGCCTGGCCGTCCTGCTCACGTTCCAGCTCCCGCTCCTGCGCCGGTGAACACCCCTGACGCACAGCCCGCTGCCGAACAACCGCCTGTCGAAAAACCAAAAATTGCCAAGCCTCGGCGTGCGGCGGCCCCTAAGCCACCCGTTATTCCCTGGAAACTCGAAGACTTCGCCGTCGAGCCGCAAGAAGGCAAGGTCCGCTTTCATGACTTCAAGCTCGCCCCCGAGCTAATGCACGCCATCCAGGACCTGGGGTTCCCGTACTGCACACCGATCCAGGCGGGTGTGCTGGGCTACACCCTGGGCGGTCGTGACGCCATTGGCCGCGCCCAGACCGGCACGGGCAAAACCGCTGCGTTCCTGATATCGATCATCAGCCAGCTGACCCAGACCCCACCGCCCAAAGAGCGTTACATGGGCGAACCGCGTGCGCTGATCATCGCCCCGACCCGTGAACTGGTGGTGCAGATTGCCAAGGACGCAGCCGACCTGACCAAGTACACCGACCTCAACGTCATGACGTTCGTGGGCGGCATGGACTTCGACAAGCAGCTCAAGCAGCTGGAAGCCCGGCATTGCGACATCCTGGTGGCCACACCGGGCCGCTTGCTGGACTTCAACCAGCGCGGCGAAGTGCATCTGGACATGGTCGAAGTGATGGTGCTCGACGAAGCCGACCGCATGCTGGACATGGGTTTTATCCCGCAAGTACGTCAGATCATTCGTCAAACACCGCCAAAGGCCGAACGCCAAACGCTGTTGTTCTCCGCGACCTTTACCGAGGATGTGATGAACCTGGCCAAGCAATGGACCACCGACCCGGCCATCGTCGAGATCGAATCGGTCAACGTCGCCAGCGACATGGTCGAGCAGCACGTCTATGCCGTTGCCGGTGCCGACAAGTACAAGTTGCTGTTCAACCTGGTCAATGACAACGGTTGGGAACGGGTGATCGTGTTCGCCAACCGCAAGGACGAAGTACGCCGCATCGAAGAGCGCCTGGTGCGTGATGGCATCAACGCCGCCCAGTTGTCGGGTGACGTGCCACAGCACAAGCGCATCAAGACGCTCGAAGGTTTTCGTGAAGGCAAGATTCGCGTGCTGGTGGCCACGGACGTGGCCGGTCGAGGGATTCACATCGACGGTATCAGCCATGTGATCAACTTCACCCTGCCTGAAGTGCCGGATGACTATGTACACCGCATTGGCCGTACCGGCCGTGCGGGGGCCAGCGGTGTGTCGATCAGCTTTGCCGGTGAGGACGACTCGTATCAGTTGCCCTCGATCGAAGCCCTGCTGGGCCGCAAGATCAGCTGCGAAACGCCACCGACCGAGCTGCTGCGCCCTGTGGTGCGGGTTGTGCGCAAGCCGCAGGAGCCGACTGCAACGGCCTGA
- a CDS encoding amino acid ABC transporter ATP-binding protein: MSEAIKKPASAEGIIQMQGVNKWYGQFHVLKDINLNVQPGERIVLCGPSGSGKSTTIRCINRLEEHQQGRIVVDGVELTNDIKQIETVRREVGMVFQHFNLFPHLTILQNCTLAPMWVRKMPRRKAEEIAMHYLERVRIPEQAHKFPGQLSGGQQQRVAIARALCMKPKIMLFDEPTSALDPEMVKEVLDTMIGLAEDGMTMLCVTHEMGFARTVANRVIFMDKGEIVEEAAPNDFFDNPQNDRTKLFLNQILH, encoded by the coding sequence ATGAGTGAAGCAATCAAAAAACCTGCAAGCGCTGAAGGCATTATCCAGATGCAGGGCGTCAACAAGTGGTACGGCCAGTTCCATGTGCTCAAGGACATCAACCTTAACGTGCAGCCGGGCGAGCGCATTGTATTGTGCGGGCCTTCGGGGTCGGGCAAGTCGACCACCATCCGCTGCATCAACCGTCTGGAAGAACACCAGCAGGGCCGCATCGTGGTGGATGGCGTGGAGTTGACCAACGACATCAAGCAGATCGAGACGGTGCGCCGTGAAGTGGGCATGGTGTTCCAGCACTTCAACCTGTTCCCGCACCTGACCATCCTGCAGAACTGCACCCTGGCACCGATGTGGGTGCGCAAGATGCCCCGGCGCAAGGCTGAAGAAATTGCCATGCATTATCTGGAGCGTGTACGGATTCCGGAGCAGGCGCACAAGTTTCCGGGGCAGTTGTCAGGTGGCCAGCAGCAGCGTGTGGCGATTGCCCGGGCGTTGTGCATGAAGCCGAAAATCATGCTGTTCGATGAACCGACATCAGCACTTGACCCGGAGATGGTCAAGGAGGTGCTGGACACCATGATCGGCCTGGCTGAAGACGGCATGACCATGCTCTGCGTGACCCACGAAATGGGCTTTGCCCGCACCGTGGCCAACCGGGTGATCTTTATGGACAAGGGTGAAATCGTCGAGGAGGCCGCCCCTAATGACTTCTTCGACAACCCGCAAAATGACCGGACCAAACTGTTCCTCAATCAGATTTTGCATTGA
- the moaD gene encoding molybdopterin converting factor subunit 1, whose amino-acid sequence MKLNVMFFARYREALGLDGEAVEGEFASIEQLRAYLAQRGGAWQVLAEPNLMCARNEELCKLDEALADGDEVAFFPPVTGG is encoded by the coding sequence ATGAAGCTCAACGTGATGTTCTTTGCCCGCTATCGCGAGGCCCTGGGGCTGGATGGCGAAGCGGTGGAGGGCGAGTTTGCCTCCATTGAGCAGTTGCGCGCGTACCTGGCGCAACGCGGTGGTGCCTGGCAGGTGCTGGCCGAGCCCAACCTGATGTGTGCGCGCAATGAAGAGCTGTGCAAGCTCGACGAAGCGTTGGCAGACGGCGACGAAGTCGCGTTTTTCCCGCCCGTGACCGGAGGCTGA
- a CDS encoding alpha/beta hydrolase → MTQPLIIHPQKTADSCVIWLHGLGADRYDFMPVAEILQQSLLTTRFVLPQAPTRAVTINGGYAMPSWYDIKAMSPARSISEEELEESADMVIGLIEAQRQSGIDANRIFLAGFSQGGAVVFHTAYLKWQGPLGGVIALSTYAPTFSDTLPLSASQQRIPALCLHGQHDDVVQNAMGRTAYERLKAAGVSVTWQEYPMGHEVLPEEIHDIGTWLAKRLS, encoded by the coding sequence ATGACCCAACCACTGATCATCCACCCCCAAAAGACCGCCGACAGCTGTGTTATCTGGCTCCACGGCCTGGGTGCCGACCGCTATGACTTCATGCCGGTCGCCGAGATCCTGCAACAATCGTTGCTGACCACCCGCTTTGTCCTGCCCCAGGCGCCGACCCGCGCCGTGACCATCAATGGCGGTTATGCCATGCCCAGCTGGTATGACATCAAGGCCATGAGCCCGGCCCGCTCGATCAGCGAAGAAGAACTCGAAGAGTCGGCCGACATGGTCATTGGCTTGATCGAAGCCCAGCGCCAGAGCGGCATCGATGCCAACCGGATCTTCCTTGCCGGTTTTTCCCAGGGCGGCGCCGTGGTGTTCCATACCGCTTACCTGAAATGGCAGGGCCCGCTGGGTGGCGTTATAGCCCTATCCACCTATGCACCGACGTTCAGCGACACTCTGCCTTTGTCGGCCAGCCAGCAACGAATCCCGGCCTTGTGCCTGCACGGGCAGCACGACGATGTAGTACAAAACGCTATGGGCCGTACGGCTTATGAGCGCTTAAAGGCTGCAGGTGTTTCGGTTACATGGCAGGAGTACCCAATGGGCCATGAAGTGTTACCAGAAGAAATTCACGATATCGGCACCTGGCTGGCGAAACGCCTGAGCTAA
- a CDS encoding type II toxin-antitoxin system MqsA family antitoxin — MSKHDCYSCGAANAMQAFKGRSFNVNFKQLNRMVHSLAGRECSACAEIEFDAPSAERYAQAGDELIEDAKRVMAEEMKRIRRKLHFTQKSAVQLLSGGGHNAFSRYERAEVEPPKPLFVLMRLLDRHPELVRELQAINECADINALLVQKQQQREI, encoded by the coding sequence ATGAGCAAACATGACTGCTACAGCTGCGGGGCCGCCAATGCGATGCAAGCCTTCAAGGGCCGCAGTTTCAATGTGAACTTCAAGCAATTGAACCGCATGGTCCATAGCCTGGCCGGGCGCGAATGCTCCGCGTGTGCAGAGATCGAATTCGATGCCCCCAGCGCAGAACGCTATGCTCAGGCAGGTGACGAACTTATCGAAGATGCCAAGCGAGTGATGGCAGAAGAGATGAAACGGATTAGACGCAAGCTGCACTTCACCCAAAAAAGTGCCGTGCAGTTGCTCTCGGGGGGCGGCCACAATGCCTTCAGCCGTTATGAGCGGGCCGAGGTAGAACCCCCTAAGCCCTTGTTTGTGCTGATGCGTCTGCTTGACCGTCATCCTGAACTGGTCCGGGAGCTGCAAGCCATCAACGAGTGCGCAGACATCAACGCGCTGCTGGTGCAAAAACAACAGCAGCGCGAAATCTGA
- a CDS encoding amino acid ABC transporter permease: MTTHVFKPDMPPPGNRIGIVAWARANLFSSWLNTLLTLFAFYLVWLIVPPLLSWTIFDANWVGSTQADCTKEGACWVFIQQRFGQFMYGYYPPELRWRVDLTVWLAVVGAAPLFISRFKHKAIYGLGFLVLYPILAYTLLHGGYWGLANVATSQWGGLMLTLVIATVGIAGALPLGILLALGRRSDMPAIRVVCVTFIEFWRGVPLITVLFMSSVMLPLFLPEGMNFDKLLRALIGVILFQSAYVAEVVRGGLQAIPKGQYEAAAAMGLGYWRSMGLVILPQALKLVIPGIVNTFIALFKDTSLVIIIGLFDLLNSVKQAAADPKWLGMATEGYVFAALVFWIFCFGMSRYSMHLEHKLDTGHKR; encoded by the coding sequence ATGACCACTCATGTTTTCAAACCCGACATGCCGCCGCCGGGCAACCGCATCGGCATTGTCGCCTGGGCACGGGCCAATCTGTTCTCCAGTTGGCTCAACACCCTGCTGACCCTGTTTGCCTTTTACCTGGTCTGGCTGATCGTGCCGCCGCTGCTGAGCTGGACGATTTTCGATGCCAACTGGGTGGGCAGCACCCAGGCGGATTGCACCAAAGAGGGCGCCTGCTGGGTGTTTATCCAGCAGCGTTTTGGCCAGTTCATGTATGGCTATTACCCGCCCGAACTGCGCTGGCGCGTTGACCTGACCGTGTGGCTGGCGGTGGTGGGCGCAGCGCCGTTGTTTATCTCGCGCTTCAAGCACAAGGCAATCTATGGCCTGGGCTTTCTGGTGCTGTACCCGATCCTGGCGTACACCTTGCTGCACGGCGGTTACTGGGGCCTGGCCAACGTAGCCACCAGCCAGTGGGGCGGCCTGATGCTGACCCTGGTCATTGCCACGGTGGGTATTGCCGGTGCCTTGCCATTGGGGATCTTGCTGGCGTTGGGCCGACGTTCGGACATGCCGGCCATTCGTGTGGTGTGCGTGACCTTTATCGAGTTCTGGCGCGGTGTGCCGCTGATTACCGTGCTGTTCATGTCCTCGGTGATGTTGCCGCTGTTTCTGCCCGAGGGCATGAACTTCGACAAACTGCTGCGGGCCTTGATCGGCGTGATCCTGTTTCAGTCGGCGTATGTGGCTGAAGTGGTGCGCGGTGGTCTGCAAGCCATCCCCAAGGGGCAGTACGAGGCGGCTGCGGCAATGGGCCTGGGCTACTGGCGCAGCATGGGCCTGGTGATTTTGCCGCAGGCCCTGAAGCTGGTGATCCCCGGCATCGTCAACACCTTTATTGCCCTGTTCAAGGACACCAGCCTGGTGATCATCATCGGGTTGTTCGACCTGCTCAACAGCGTCAAGCAGGCCGCCGCCGACCCGAAATGGTTGGGCATGGCCACTGAAGGCTATGTGTTTGCAGCATTGGTGTTCTGGATTTTCTGTTTTGGTATGTCCCGCTACTCCATGCATCTGGAGCACAAGCTGGACACTGGCCACAAGCGTTAG
- the moaC gene encoding cyclic pyranopterin monophosphate synthase MoaC, with protein MLTHLDSQGRANMVDVTDKAVTSREAVAQAVVRMRPETLDMIISGGHPKGDVFAVARIAGIQAAKKTSDLIPLCHPLMLTSVKVELAAQGNDAVLIVARCKLSGQTGVEMEALTAASVAALTIYDMCKAVDRGMTIDSVRVLEKLGGKSGHFQADPA; from the coding sequence GTGCTGACACACTTAGATTCCCAAGGCCGCGCCAATATGGTCGATGTCACCGACAAAGCGGTGACCTCCCGTGAAGCTGTGGCACAAGCTGTGGTGCGCATGCGCCCAGAAACCCTCGACATGATCATCAGTGGTGGCCATCCCAAGGGCGATGTGTTCGCCGTGGCGCGGATCGCCGGGATCCAGGCGGCGAAAAAAACCTCGGACCTGATCCCGCTGTGTCATCCGTTGATGCTCACCAGCGTCAAGGTTGAACTCGCCGCCCAGGGCAACGATGCCGTGCTGATCGTGGCGCGCTGCAAATTGTCCGGGCAGACCGGCGTCGAGATGGAAGCCCTGACTGCCGCCAGCGTGGCGGCCCTGACGATTTATGACATGTGCAAGGCGGTTGACCGCGGCATGACCATCGACAGCGTGCGCGTGCTGGAAAAACTCGGTGGCAAGAGTGGGCACTTTCAGGCGGATCCGGCATGA
- the moaE gene encoding molybdopterin synthase catalytic subunit MoaE, whose translation MAIRVQTAAFDPGAEVNALHAANLGVGAVVSFVGYVRDFNDGRDVAGMFLEHYPGMTEKALGKIVDEAGQRWPLLGLEVLHRVGALEPGEPIVFVGVASAHRQAAFEACAFVMDYLKTRAPFWKKEQTADGPRWVEGRVSDEVAAQRWK comes from the coding sequence ATGGCCATTCGGGTGCAAACGGCGGCCTTTGACCCAGGCGCTGAAGTCAACGCATTGCACGCCGCGAATCTGGGCGTGGGGGCGGTGGTGAGCTTTGTCGGTTATGTGCGCGATTTCAATGATGGTCGTGACGTGGCGGGGATGTTTCTGGAGCATTATCCGGGCATGACCGAAAAGGCCCTGGGCAAGATCGTGGACGAAGCGGGGCAGCGTTGGCCATTGCTCGGGCTTGAAGTGCTGCACCGTGTGGGTGCACTGGAACCGGGTGAGCCGATCGTGTTTGTGGGAGTGGCCAGTGCCCATCGCCAGGCGGCGTTCGAGGCCTGTGCGTTTGTGATGGACTACCTGAAAACCCGCGCGCCGTTCTGGAAGAAAGAACAGACCGCTGACGGCCCGCGCTGGGTGGAGGGGCGGGTGAGCGATGAAGTGGCAGCGCAGCGCTGGAAGTAG